The nucleotide sequence cgacccgaacctgtttaggccaaacccaaacctgtttatggcgggtcgaatacgggtcgggttggcgggtcgggtcatattttgccacccctaactATAgatattggaaaaaaaaaagctctctCTCCCCCACCCAATATATATGACACAATGCTATATAATATTGTacaatatgatatgatatgatgccatatgatataatatcatataacataatattatacaaatatgtctgtgtgtgtgtgccTTACAGAGTATCATCTAAATCAGAGCAAAAGTCTTATTCCACTGAAAACCTTGTTATTCAGGCCTTAGGATGTTCTTTTTAGTGCTTCAACGTTCATGGCTAAACTGTTTTGTGGAAACCCATCATAAGAAGCAGAGAAGGATCCAAGCGTCAAAGTTTTCATGTGATAACTAGTATACAATGAACCTCTCTATTTTTTCATGTGAACATTATCAGCCATAACTTATTCTGAGCTATAGAAGTTTTTCCCTTGCTACAAGGGGAAAAAGGGGGGAATTCCAGTATAAAACAGAAGAAAGAGGAGTCGGGAGATGGTTGGGGAGGCACCAATCATTTTTCACAAATAATGTGAGAACCTCCAAGGAAGCAAAACAATCAACTGCATGATGACTAGCAAGAGAGATTCTCCATTAAGGACATGGACTGATGAAACTAGAAGAAATTAGAGGAATGGTAGATCATCAACGAGTAAAGAATGAATCAACCTTGAACGCCTGGTCATTACATCTGACTTCACATTTTTGCTATCATTCCTGCTGCTTGGAGCCTTAGGTCCCTAAGTAAAGCAAAATAACAACATTTATTGAATATCAGAaacattataaaatataaatttttaagctAAGAGCATTGTAAATTTTACAAGAGAACTTCATATTTTATTATCACTGGTATAGGTAAGAAAACCACACTTACCAAACGTAATGGAGGATTCCATAAAAGAAAGTGTTTTTGACTGCAAGGACTTCCATCATTTTGTATCAAGTCTAAGTTCTGCAAATTGGCAAGCTCCTAACACACGAACAAATAAaaggaaaacttcttgaaataaaTTGAGGCATCCTTCATATAATCACAGTTATTAAATAATTTGCAAAATTTGGCAAAGGAAAGTAATATCTAAAGTTACACCCCAAAAGTAACTTTGGTTTTTCAAAACAGAAGATACCTCGATATAATTACAAGATTCCCCAATAAACAACATAACCAATTATTGTCTACCTCAACAACATAGCTACCAAGCTACAAGCTGTTCCTTGCAGTGTGATTGTGTGTGAATAAGACTAATGCTAATTGCAATAAAGAATCAGCATTTGCAAGACTGGACCAAATATTAGACTATTCAAATTGAGAAGGTATTAAACTAGTTCAAGAAAACCCAATTTCAAATCTTGATGATCATAAATTTCAGGAAAATGTGGTATTTGGAAGTAAACAAGTTGATGCACCAATCATCATTCATGATAACACTTCATTGAACTACTTAATCAAGGCAAGAGAGTGTTGTTGTACACTTCATTGAAATGTGTTGTTGTACACTTCATTGATAAATCTTGATGATCATTCATGATAACACTTCATTgaaatgtgttttttttttccgttgACAATGACcaacggaaaaaaaaaacacacactaTTTGCATCAAattataaacaggttaaacaggttaaacgggtcaaacaACTAAAAcctgtatccgacccaattaataaacaggttaaacgggtcaacctgtttacgacccaaacctgtttaggccaaacccaaacctgtttatggcgggtcgaatacgggtcgggtcatattttgccacccctaggcGTGGGCTACCGATatgtacttaaaaaaaaaaaaaatgtctccACATAGTGGGGAAATGTGGAGAACATGTATATGAGGGTTCCGCCTGATAGTGACTGCATATCACCCAATAAGATGAGCGTGATGAAACGTGCAGTCATTTTTGTTTCAATTTGTTGATGGAGGAATGCAACAAAAATCTCACTAAGAAAAGAAAGGGTTAAGTAACTTATTTTTTATACCAAACGCCGCACATTGTGTTAGTGGATGGTGAACAAACCCATCCAAAGCCACACAGTGTGCATAAGTTCTTCAATTTTCGTATTAGATATTTGCGTTACTATAGCAATGTTAGGTTTGATGAGGATCGAATCGGTTGTTATGGTGGGACCCTGTGACGTTCCCCATGGGAGGGGAATCCTTGCGTTGGGACGAAAAGGAGTGGGGGGAAGCAAAAGAACGGGGCAGATTTTTTTAGCTCAAATGAGACAAGGAATCCAAAAAGGCAGGGAAGGTAGTTAGGCGTCGACATCATGATAGAGATAGGATGCGGGATGAGAATCCGATGACGCTGCCTTGGGATGGAATCGAGCTAAATCGAATCAAGTAGCTAAAGGTTGGAGCTCGATTCGATTTAAAATATGCAAGCACGTCGACTCGAAATCGATCGAGACTTAACATCCAAGCTCAACTCAGCttgttcaaacaaaaaaaaaacaacactaGAGATCAACTCGACTCGACTATAATATCAACCGAGCCATACTTGAGCTCACATTCGAGTTCTAATTTGAGCCTTAGTCATAATTTATAAATATggttaaaacaaaatataacataatattatattttaaaatattaaattgataatatatattgtaagtaaaatataatattattaaaaatatatatactcgATTAAGCTCGTGAGCTTTCGAGCCCAGTATTTTGCTACTCGAGTTCGACTTGAAAAATTGTTTGAGCTTCTCGAGCTTGATAATAGTTAAGTCCAATTTGGACCCGAGTCAAGTTTGCACCCCTAATGGGGCCTTTCTTCGGGCCTTAATGTGCCATTCTAGAGATGGTGTATCACTAAAGTGCAACATTGTACACTATCTAATTTTAGAGTGCAGAATGTAGCCGGTGGGATAAGGATATACAACAAGTAggcataaaaaattattagatGAACCAGGTCCATCATGGACCTAGAAGGAAATCATCATAGCGTGTgttgctttttattctttttatatgTAATAACAATATGTGTTAGGATGATTTCATCCTAGGTCTATGATGGATCTAGTCCACTTAATAATTTCTAAGCAAGGGGAGACAATGGCCCACTCTGCATTTCGATCAAAAAGATAAATAGGTTAGGGTAAGCTCAAAGGTAGAATCTATAGCCCAAGTTACTCTAATCTTAGACAAGACTTGTGAGCCAAATAGCTTGGAATTAATACCAATGGGTCAGTGCTAAGTCCCAGATGTAAGATCAAAAATATATGATTCTTAGAAATTGAATAAGCAATAATGCGCAAATAATAGACAAGCATATGCAGCAAAAGGCAAGCTGATTGGATTCAAATACATCAACAAAAGAGTCAAATGTGGATCTAAATTTTAGACTTGAAGCCAATTAGCTCAGATGCAAGAGTAGAACTAATCCAACCCAACCCACTTCCAAGCCCTAACCTAGATAATATGCCAGCAACATAGTTTGAGCCTTAAACCACTCCCAAGAGCAAGCCTCATAAAAGGGGCGCCAACAAACTAAACTAAAAGCTATTTcacaagctctctctctctctccctctctctctctctctctctgtttgtcCGTCCATCTATCCATCTGTCATATACCTTCATATATAAAGGAATAACGTGAGCATCATGGGAGGACTTCTCATACAAGTATTAATTTGGTTATGCACTACTTGGATGCTTACACAAGATCAAAGAATCCAAAGAATATCTTCAGCCTTACCTTTTTTTATATAAGACCTTAGACTGCTACAATAATAattgttaaaatatttatagaagaagagaaaaataagagtaaagagagaaaaagaaatgattttAATTCTTTGTTCCATCATATTCAGTACATCTCAGGGATTATATATACTTGTATACAAACTCCAgacaaagaaaataatataggctgatatagGATCACACTAATAATGAAAAAATATTACTAACTATAAGGTGTTATgtgatctctaataaaaaaaataatatagattgatACAGAAcatgttaataaaaaaatattatgagcgATGCAGGTTGTTACCTAATCTCTAAGATTATGCTAATAGCAGAACACGAGCTATAAGAAGACACTTGCAAGCAATAAGAAGAAAATAATTAAGAACTCGGAAGCAACTATAGTTAATCCACACATGATCtcgtccttttttttatttatgtttgTGATTACATGCAATATATTTTTGAACAGTAACTATCCATGCTGAAATCTAACAAGGTAGTACATAAGATCTCAACTCATATGAAATGGTTCTTGTACTAAACCGTCACCATCCTTCACCACGCGCTTTCCATGTCATTGTACCCGTTCTCCAAGCACTCCTGAGAAGGTCTAGTTCTGCAGCTCAACCGTACAACTCCAGCAGTATAGACACGGATGCTATTTCCAACCGAAGACAATTTTATTCCCTTGTGGTTCATTTCTGACATTTGCCTGCAACATGAGTTCTTGGGCATTCTTAGGACCCTGATAACGCAATCCTCTTCCAGTGGGATTGCATGGAGATGGGAAGGGACGTCGATGATGAATTCTCCATACTCGTCTGCCATTCCATACGCCCAGTTagttttcctcctcctttcttcaGTTTTGCATGCAATGGCTACCTTTGCACCTTCAAACCATAGACAACTTCATGttattttattgattagttcatGCCAAACAAATTATATCAAGCAACCCGGCCATCCGTCACGAAATCATATTATTGCTGGAGGCCTATAAGTTTGTAAATGTTAGAGATGACAATCAGGTCGAGTCGGGTTAGATTGGATGCGGAtcatatcaaaaatttaaatatggacctcacttgtttattaaacaagttatCCGACCCGATATGcataacctgtttattaaatagatcaaatCATTTTAAATGGTTAAACATGTTGAGTAGATTTTTAACggattaaatatatttaaactAGTTAAACATGTTAAGTGGGTTAAGTTAAATAGGACATAAATGGGTTACACAAGttttaaatgggttaaacagttattaaatatataaaatagaatGAGTCATGGTCAAATTATTAaaataggttaaatgggtcaaaagtctaaacctgaacctgacctatttaaaaaaagaTTTAGATATATAGGTTGATGTATTTATGATCCAAACCGATTTAAGCCAAATCTAAATATGCTTAAAGTAGATCATTTATGGACGAATTGCTGAGTCGGATCATAAATTGTTACTCTTAATATAGGCATCTCTTGTAGAGATTATGAGACATATAACAACTTAGAATAATGTTGCCTATTTCGTGGAAGGAGAACCTTAAGTTGGTGACTTGGTGTCTTTCGGGGAACTTTGGGGCCCATTTCTTATATATATTCTGTTTGAGGACCTTGTATCTGGTTCAATTTTCATGGTGGTGGACTTTTTAGACTGAGGAACCCCCACCGCTGAAAATGTGACATTTGTTTTGCTCAATGAATTTGGTGGAAAACATATTTTGCCcaaattattaaaagaaaagtttgGTAGATCTTATTCCACATTTATTGtaggtatgtatgtatgtatgtatgtatgtatatgtctgTCTATATAGATGCACCATAATGAAATCCTTGCTTTTATCTGAACCATGCCATTTATATCttaaaatttgttttattttattttattttattttattttattttgtatgaAAAAGTTGTTGTTCCATCAAGCATTTACCTCTTCATCAGATAAGGCCTCAGCCACAATCAACTTTACATCGATTTTTTCATCATCAACAAAGCTTATTGGAACCAAATAGAGCATGAGACCAGTAATACAAGTAATCAGCTCCATCCACAGCCATAAATACTCACTACGGCCCTCTGGTCGACCATAATATATAGTACTTGCATATCCTATGACTTGTTTACACAATCCTTTGAATATTTTGGGAGCGCTAAAATCGGTACATGAGATGAGAGACTCAAACCAGCTTCGCTCGTGTTTACAGAGCAAGCTGAAGAAAGTGATCATCTCCAACCCAGTTTAAGACATTCCAAACAAAACTGTTTTTCTTCTCTTAGCCTCCTTCCTGAACTATCCAAACTCCTTACCTACCATCTTCCTAATAACCTAAACTTTTGATCCCGTAGGTTTTATATAAACTAATATCAAACCAATTTCTGGCCATTTGTTAGGAATTTGTGGGACTTATAACCATGGTCAAAATTAGGCCACCCAATTAGAACAACTCACAACATCACAAACCCATGCAAGAAGCAACCACCGACACTTATCTTTTAAGCAACATGTCACTTAGGATTTCGATGGTGGTCAAGAACTTAGATATCTCTATATATTCCACCATATCAATGTCTTAAGGTAGCCTATGTGCCGTATATATATAGTTCACCTGAGGAACAGGAATTTGTTGCAACTTCCTTACCTATATCTCATGTTTTTCCATTACGTAAAAAATATGAACTCATTCAAGGAGACTATCATCTTCACTTAATAGGAAAACACAAGCAGTGTACCACGCCTTTCACATCTCCTTTGGTTTCATAAGCCTCTGTATTAGCTCCTCTCTATGGTTGTGGAAACTACTATTATAAAACATCTTCCGTTAAAAGAATTCAGCTCTCATCTAATATTCTGATAAAAACCCACCACCTAAACTGAAAACATCTCTAACTTCCATCCAAGCTTTAACTTCCCCCTCTTGCTTTAAGCCGGCACCTCTCCCGGCTTATTGAGGAAGAGTATAAGTTGGCATGTCATAGCTTATTCCTACATTGATGTCACCCTTGTGTTCCTTCAATTCTACTCGGTTACAATTGATAAAGGCCATCTACCCAACAAGCATACCTAATTGATAACGATGACAAAGTCAGAGAATACTATCAAGGGCTGGAAAATGTAATTTACATAAATAGATTAAACAAATTAATTTTAACAACTTAAAAGTACACGACTGATTCATGATATATATAAGCTCTATCTAGTCCCCACATAATCTTTACTATCATAATGCGAAAGCCTAGGTCTTGAAGTAGCTCCACTTTTTTGGTAGGTCGTCAACTTCAGAtttatgagatttttttttttattgtttttgtcgACAGTTGCTAGGTTAGTAGGTTGGCATCTCTCTTCTAAGATTGTGTAGTAGAGTTGTGAAACCTGGTAGTGACCCATATAAGGaggctccattttttttttcctcttagaCACCATTTTGACTCTACGTATCGCATATGTGTAGAGCTCCGGTCTCTTTATGTTACAACTAACCCCATCATGTCCATCCCTCATTCATGTGAGAAACACCACCTGCTCCCATGCATACCTTCTAGAGCTCTGTAAACAAACTCGTGCCTCCTATTTCCAAGTTTTGCTCTTTTTCTTTAAcgaggagaaaaaaagaagagttcCAATTCATTCATCTTCTTCTCACATGCGCGGCACATGCCAAGCactatttgattatttttgagTCAACTTATATACGGTCCACTGTAAATAGTAGAGAACTTAAAAAAGAGATATGAAGGCAACAAATGATAATCCAATATAAATTGATCAATTGCTACACAACCTTTGCAttgtccttcttcttcttcttcttctttgagaAAAAGAGAGGCCATGCCACCCGATTTTATTATTCAAAGGAGTGAAAGTTGCATTACCTTTCTGTCTTATGAAAAAaataggaagaaagaagaagaaatgaaaagaaaagaagacagaacaAGGGGATAGTTATCTCCTTGTATATTGATCTGACATTGTTATTCAAAATTAATGTTGATGATAAACATGATCATGAACTTATCGATTAATGTGAGTAAATTCATGACAAAGTTGATCCATGGGCTGACCTCGGACATGGGAAGAGAGGAGGTGGGACCCGGGTTGCAAGCAGGCGTCGCAGAGAATGGTGCCGGTGATCAGCACGGATGAGAGCCTCTCCTCCCCGTAGCCGGCCTGGTGCACGAGCTCCGCACGTGAGAGCTGCATGGGCATCTCTGCGGAGCCCAGGAAGAGGGGAAGGAAGAGCAACGCGGCCACCACCAAGATGGAGGCGCCTCGGAAGTCGTGCACCATCtttttgcttcttttctttggctctttggtttcttggttggaTGGCTCGAAGCGAGACCCCATGCCGAGTGGTATATATAGAAATGGATATGGGCTTCCCAAATGCCCTGACTTGTTTCTACAACTACAAGAATAGCCCTGGGTTGTCTTCTGATGTTGGCATGCTAATGGGCCT is from Phoenix dactylifera cultivar Barhee BC4 chromosome 6, palm_55x_up_171113_PBpolish2nd_filt_p, whole genome shotgun sequence and encodes:
- the LOC103707566 gene encoding uncharacterized protein LOC103707566 is translated as MVHDFRGASILVVAALLFLPLFLGSAEMPMQLSRAELVHQAGYGEERLSSVLITGTILCDACLQPGSHLLSSHVRGAKVAIACKTEERRRKTNWAYGMADEYGEFIIDVPSHLHAIPLEEDCVIRVLRMPKNSCCRQMSEMNHKGIKLSSVGNSIRVYTAGVVRLSCRTRPSQECLENGYNDMESAW